The genomic interval CATGTCGCGGCCGACGGCGACGAGTGAGCCTCCCGGTCCGAGACGCAGCGCGGTGTAGGCGATGGGCAGTTCGGACACTTCGGCCAGCAGGTGATTGACCTGCCGGCGCTTGGAGACGCCCTGGTTGGCGGCTTCCTTGATGAGGGTGTCGATCTTGCCGCGCGACTCCGAAGTGACGGTGTCGATCCACGAGCGGCCCACCCAATGTGTGGCCTCTTCGAGATGCGAGTCCCCGCCAGCAGACAGGGCCACGTCGCGAATGACGCCCGCACCGTCCATGACCAACGCAATATCCCCGGCAACCGCCAGCAGGGCGGCTGCGGTACTCGGATCGAGAGCGCTGGAGGCGGGATTACTCCCGGCGAAGGTCTTGATGGAGCTGGCCACGGGCGGCTGATCCTTTTTCGGACGCAGGTTCAGCCGGGGCGTTGGCGCGCGCCGCAGCAAGGAGGGCGCGCGCCACCTTGGGAACCGACCGGGTGTCCGCCGCAAAGGCGTCTGCACCCAGTTCTCTTGCCAGATTGGGATTCTTGGCGATGGGCTGCCCGCCGACCATGACCTGCACGTTGGGGTTGCGAGACGCCGCCCGCAGGCGGCGAATGTCGTTCCGCAGTTTCGGCAGGCGGTTGTCGGTGCCCACCGAGAAGCCGATCACATCATACCATTGTGTCGCGACAATGGAAGCGAGGTCGGCGTCCGACCACGGGGCACCAACGAGCACCTGCCATCCATCGCGGATGAGGAACTCCCCGACCATGATGAGTCCGAAGGTATGCTGCTCGCCGCTCATGCAGCTGAGCAGCACGCTGCCGACAGGCTCATGGCGCTCGGCATCGCCAAGAAACGCCGGGGAGAGGCTGCGCAGCAAGCGCTGCATGCGCCCCATGGCCATGGTCACTTCGACGAAATCCACCTCGTCGGACTCCCACATCTCCCCGAGCCGTCGGGCGGCGGGGGCCAGCAGGTCGAGAAACACCGTTTCAATGGTGCAGCCGTCCTGCAGGCGTGAGTCGACAAAATGTGCCCCGACGACATCGTCAGGGTTGCGCAAGGCGTTTACGAAAGCGCGGACGTCTTCGGGCGGCAGATTGCGTGAAACGGCGGATGCTAAAGAAGGAGAAAGCGGCCCCGCCCGATGGCTCTGCAGCAGGCGCGGCACCAGCTCATTCTGGATCGTCCGTTCGAGACGCTCGCTACGGCGCGAAGTTGAGACGTGATCCATTGACGCCTGTTGTCGGTCCCGGGCAAGAGGACACCGTATCCAGGCCACTGGCGCGGAGGGAAGAGCACGAGCCGAACAACGGCGTACTCCAGGCGCGTGGCAGGTGAGGACGAAGCCCGAGGGTGAGCTGCAGGATAACGCTTGGACCAGCAAAGTGATATAAGAAATTTTGTCTGTCAAGTATGGTTTACGTCAACAATGCTTGACAACTTGTGTTCCGGGCCGTACTGTCGAATCACCAGGGCAGCGAACCCCCGGACCAGAAGGCGAGATGACCGTAGTACCTACCCCACCGACGACGGCAGCCCCTGCCGTCGCCTCGGCCGCCGCATCGAAGCACCCACCCCGCCGGGGGCTGTATACCCCGGAGGAACGCCGGCGCAGAGACGAAACCCGCTGGACGCTCGTACAGGGCGTCCTCGCGCCGGTGCAGTTTCTCGTCATGGCCGTGTCCGTCGTGCTCGTGCTGCGCTACCTGCGCACCGGCGACGGGCTCGCCGCCGCGCACATTTCCATCGTCATCAAGACGCTCGTGCTGTTCACCATCATGGTGACCGGCGCGATCTGGGAGAAAGTGGTGTTCGGCCAATACCTCTTCCACGAGTCCTTCTTCTGGGAGGACGTGGTGAGCTTCGGGGTCATTGCGCTGCATACCGCGTATCTGGTGGGACTGGCGCAGGCCTGGTCGCCGCGCAGTCTCATGGTGCTGGCCCTCGTGGCCTACGCCGCCTACACCATCAATGCGGTGCAATTCCTGCTCAAGCTGCGCGCAGCGCGTCGTGAAGAGCAGGCATCGCGAGTGGCTACCCTGCCAGTCATGGCCGGAGGCCATTCATGAGTACGGTGCTCGAACTGCCTGTGCTGCGCGAACGCGGCCAGCGCGAAGTCTTTTGTGGCCTCACCGGCATTGTGTGGCTGCACCGCAAAATGCAGGACGCGTTCTTTCTCGTGGTGGGCTCGCGGACCTGCGCGCATCTCGTGCAGTCGGCCGCCGGCGTCATGATCTTCGCCGAGCCGCGCTTCGCGACAGCCATTCTGGGGGAGCGCGATCTGGCTGGCCTCGCGGACGCCAACGACGAACTCGATCGCGTGGTGGGCCAGTTGCTCGCACGGCGTCCTGACATCGCCACGCTCTTTCTGGTCGGCTCCTGTCCGTCGGAAGTCATCAAGCTCGACCTCGGGCGCGCCGCGGAACGCCTCAGTGCGCAGCACATGCCCCGCGTGCAGGTGCTCAACTACAGTGGCAGCGGCATCGAGACCACGTTCACGCAGGGCGAGGACGCCTGTCTCAACAGCCTCGTACCACATCTGCCGGCCGCGTCGGGCGACACGCCCTCGTTGCTGGTCGTGGGCACGCTGGCCGACGTGGTCGAAGATCAGTTCCGTCGGCTGTTCGACGAGCTCGGCGTGGGCCCGGTGCATTTCTTCCCGCCACGTCGTGCGCGCGACCTGCCGCCCATCGGACGCGGCACGCGGGTCTTGCTGGCACAGCCCTTTCTCAGTGAAACGGCGCGTGCGCTGGTGGCGCGTGGTGCAACCCTTCTGACGTCGCCCTATCCGCTTGGTGTGCAGGGCACCACGGCCTGGCTCGGAGCGGCCTCGGCGTCGTTTGGTGTTTCGCCGGAAACGCTCGAGCGCGTCACGGCGCCCAGCGCGCGTCGGGCCAACACGGCACTCGCGCGCTATCGCCCCTGGCTTGAGGGTCGGCGGCTGTTCCTCTTCCCCGATTCGCAGCTCGAGATTCCCATTGCACGCTTCCTGCACGAGGAGTGCGGCATGACGCTTTTGGAAGTGGGCACGCCCTACCTCGATCGCCTGCTCATGGACGCTGAGCTTTCGCGGCTGCCGGATGGTGTGCAGGTGAGCGAAGGACAGGACGTGGACAAGCAGCTCGATCGCTGCCGCGCGGCACAGCCCGATCTCACGGTGTGCGGTCTCGGTCTCGCCAATCCGCTGGAAGCCGAGGGCCTGCGTACGAAGTGGTCCATCGAGTTGGTCTTCTCGCCCGTGCAGGGCTACGAACAGGCCGGTGATCTGGCCGAACTCTTTGCGCGGCCACTCGACCGCGCGCAACGGTTGGCGGTGTAACGCATGGAACTCACGCTCTGGACCTACGAAGGCCCGCCGCATGTGGGCGCGATGCGTATCGCCACCTCCATGCGCGGTGTGCACTATGTGCTGCACGCGCCGCAGGGCGATACCTACGCCGATCTGCTGTTCACCATGATCGAGCGGCGTGATCGTCGGCCACCCGTGACCTACACCACCTTCCAGGCGCGTGACCTGGGTGGCGATACGGCGGAGTTGGTGAAGACGGCGGTGCGTGATGCCTACGAGCGCTTCCGCCCCGATGCGCTGCTGGTGGGTGAATCCTGCACGGCCGAGCTCATTCAGGATCAGCCGGGCAGCTTGGCGCAGGGCATGAATCTCGACGTGCCCGTGGTGCCGCTCGAACTGCCCGCCTACTCCAAGAAGGAGAACTGGGGCGCAAGCGAGACCTTCTATCAGCTCGTGCGCACCATCCTGCTGCCCATGGTGCCACCGCCGGGACTCACCCGCGAGCCGCCAGCCACGACCGCGGCGCGGGAAACCCGTCGTCCGCGCGCAAACCTGCTGGGCGCAACCGCACTCGGTTTTCGCAATCGCGACGACGTGCGTGAAGTCACCCGGCTGCTGCACGACCTCGGTGTGGACGTGCACGTCTGCGCGCCGCTCCACGCCACGGTGGCCGACCTCAAGCGGTTGCTCGAGGCCGACTTCAACATCTGTCTCTATCCCGAGGTCGCGGAAACGACCGCCCGCTGGATGGAGAAGTCCTTCCGCATGCCGTTTGTGCGCACCGTGCCCATTGGCGTGCTGGCCACCCGCCAGTTCATTCGCGACGTGGCCGAGATGGCCGGCGTGAACGCAGACGCGCTGCTGGAAGCGGAGCGTGTGGGCGATGCGCAGATGGATGCGAGTCGCTCGCTACTGCCCTGGTACTCACGCTCGGTGGACAGTACCTACCTCACGGGCAAGCGGGTGTTTGTCTTCGGCGACGCCACGCACGTGCTCGCGGCGGCGCGTATCGCGCGCGACGAGCTGGGCTTCAACGTGGTGGGTGTCGGGACGTACTCGCGCGAGTATGCGCGCGCCGTGCGCGACTACGCCGCCAGCATCGGTGTCGAGGCGCTCATCAGCGATGACTATCTCGCGGTGGAGCAGCGGGTGAGTGAGCTGGCCCCGGAACTGGTGCTGGGTACCCAGATGGAGCGGCACATCGCCAAGCGACTCGGCGTGCCCTGCGCAGTGATTTCGGCCCCCATTCACGTGCAGGATGTACCAGCGCGGCATTCGCCGCAGATGGGCTTCGAAGGCGCCAACGTGATCTTCGATACCTGGGTGCATCCGCTGATGATGGGGCTCGAGGAGCACCTGCTGCACATGTTCCGCGATGACTTCGAGTTCGCGGATGGCGTCGTGCCGTCGCACCTCAGCGGGCACCGCAGCGCCGGGAAGGCAGAGACCTCAGCTGGTGTGACTGCGGCCCCCGTCGGTGCCATCGCGCCCGCCATGTCGGTGGACGCGACCGACCCGGTAGCACCCGAGGCCGCCAGTGCGGTGGGGCTGACCGAAGAGGAGGGCGAAGTGCCACTCGACGCGCCGGTGGTGGCGGCGGTGGTCTCCACGCGCTGGATGCCAACGGCCGAAGCGGAGCTCAAGAAGATTCCGTTCTTTGTGCGCGGCAAGGCCCGTCGCAACACCGAGGCGTACGCGCTGTCGCAGGGCATTGCCGAGATCTCGGTGGACACCCTGTATGATGCGAAGGCGCACTATGGCCGCTGACTGCCGGGTCGTCATCGTCACGCTGGATTCCCATCTGGCGGATGCCTACGTCCAGGCGCGCAGCGCACTGGCGCGGCATGGCGTGCAGGTGATCATGCACGTGGCGGCGGACTTCGGCAGTGATGCGGGTGCCGCAGAGCGCGCACGTCAGGATATCGCCACCGCGCATATCGTGGTCTGCACACAGCTCTTCCAGGAGGAGTACGCGAACGCCGTGTTGCCGGCCGTGCTGGCGCGGCGCGACGCGGCGGATGCGGTCATGTGCGCGCTGTGCACGCCCGAGCTGGTCAAGTGCACGAAGCTTGGCGCGTTTGACATGATGGCCGGGGAGTCACGCTCGGCCTTCTCGCCGCTCAACTTGCTGCGCAAGCTTCGCGGTGCGCGCAAGGACGGCAAGTCGAGTGGCGAGCGGCAGATGACGGCCCTGCGCACCATGGCGGGCCTGCTCAAGTTTGTGCCCGGTACGGCGCAGGATCTGCGCGCGTACCTGCTGCTCATTCAGTACTGGCTGGCAGGCAGCGCCGAGAACATCGAGCAGATGCTGCGCTACGTGGTGGGGCGCTATGCGGCGGGTCCGCGCAAGGCGCTGCGTGGTGCACTACCGGCCGAAGCCCCGGTGAGCTATCCCGAGGTGGGCCTCTGGCATCCGGATCTCAAGGGTCGCGGCATTGTGGAGGAGCTGCGTGAGTTGCCGCCGGCTCCATCGTCAACGCGAGGCAAGGACAAGCGCAGCGCCACAGGTACGTTGGTGTCGGGTACGGTGGGCGTGCTGGTGGGGCGCTCATACCTGCTGGCCGACAACACCGCGCACTACGCGGCACTCGTACGCGCGCTCGAGGCACGTGGGCTGCGAGTGGTGCCGGCGTTCGCCAGCGCGCTCGACGCCCGTCCGGCCATTGCCAAGTACTTCCAGGACGCCAAGGGACGCGGCAGCATTGATGCCCTAGTCAACCTCACGGGCTTTTCGCTCGTGGGTGGGCCGGCGTACAACGATGCGGCGGCGGCGCAGGCCGTGCTGGCTGAGCTGGACGTGCCCTATCTGACGCTGCAGACGCTGGAGTTCCAGACCATTGCCGAGTGGCAGCGGGATGCGCGTGGGCTCAATCCGCTGCAGGCGACGCTGCAGGTGGCCATTCCCGAGCTCGATGGTGCCATTGCCCCCACCGTGTTCGGTGGCAAGGGCGAGCCGATTGATGGCCGTCCCACGGCCTCTGAGCCCATTGTGGAGCGCGTGGAGCGTGCGGCGGAACGCGTGGCGCATCTGGTGTCGCTGCGCCGTACACCGCCGGCCGATCGCAAGGTGGCGGTGGTGCTGTTCAACTTTCCGCCCAACGCCGGCAACACCGGCTCGGCGGCCTATCTCGCAGTCTTCCCGAGCCTGCAGCGCACGCTGGCGGCCATGAAGGAAGCGGGCTACACGGTGGACCTGCCATCGAGCCCTGATGATCTGCGCGAGCGTCTCACGCAGGGCAATCGCGAGCGATTTGGTGCCCCAGCCAACGTGCACACGCGCATTGCGGTGGATGATCATGTGCGCCGCGAGCGTTGGTTGCCGGAGATCGAGCGCACATGGGGACCGGCGCCAGGCCGTCAGCTCACCGATGGGCAGTCGCTGTACGTGATGGGCGTGCAGCTCGGCAACGTGTTTGTCGGTGTGCAGCCGGCCTTCGGCTGGGAAGGCGATCCCATGCGGCTGCTGTTCGAAGGCGGCTTTGCGCCCACGCATGCCTTCAGCGCCTTCTATCGCTGGTTGCGCGAAGACTTCGCGGCCGATGCCGTGCTGCACTTCGGGACGCACGGCGCGCTGGAGTTCATGCCGGGCAAGCAGGCCGGACTCGATGCCACGTGCTGGCCCGATCGCCTCATTGGCGATGTGCCGAACGTCTACCTGTATGCCTCCAACAACTCGTCGGAAGGCACGCTGGCCAAGCGGCGCGGCAATGCCACGCTGGTGTCCTATCTCACGCCGCCCATTGCCAACGCCGGTCTCTATCGTGGGCTGCTGGAGCTC from Gemmatimonas sp. UBA7669 carries:
- the bchH gene encoding magnesium chelatase subunit H, encoding MAADCRVVIVTLDSHLADAYVQARSALARHGVQVIMHVAADFGSDAGAAERARQDIATAHIVVCTQLFQEEYANAVLPAVLARRDAADAVMCALCTPELVKCTKLGAFDMMAGESRSAFSPLNLLRKLRGARKDGKSSGERQMTALRTMAGLLKFVPGTAQDLRAYLLLIQYWLAGSAENIEQMLRYVVGRYAAGPRKALRGALPAEAPVSYPEVGLWHPDLKGRGIVEELRELPPAPSSTRGKDKRSATGTLVSGTVGVLVGRSYLLADNTAHYAALVRALEARGLRVVPAFASALDARPAIAKYFQDAKGRGSIDALVNLTGFSLVGGPAYNDAAAAQAVLAELDVPYLTLQTLEFQTIAEWQRDARGLNPLQATLQVAIPELDGAIAPTVFGGKGEPIDGRPTASEPIVERVERAAERVAHLVSLRRTPPADRKVAVVLFNFPPNAGNTGSAAYLAVFPSLQRTLAAMKEAGYTVDLPSSPDDLRERLTQGNRERFGAPANVHTRIAVDDHVRRERWLPEIERTWGPAPGRQLTDGQSLYVMGVQLGNVFVGVQPAFGWEGDPMRLLFEGGFAPTHAFSAFYRWLREDFAADAVLHFGTHGALEFMPGKQAGLDATCWPDRLIGDVPNVYLYASNNSSEGTLAKRRGNATLVSYLTPPIANAGLYRGLLELKSSLDRWRQSGGTRAADAETLAALIQQQAVAVELAEAEPAWPFIAMDAEVARLRDRLLELEYALIPTGLHVVGEPMAAPARVDMLLAMAESGRPEEELAALSACFAVQSAASDVDATALVADAMRAAVSTLVETGDAKRAEQAAMRAASAHGLRVVDAAALRRHCVLLAELEAHLREDRELCGILTALDARYVKPAPGGDLLRNPQVLPTGRNLYGFDPYRVPSAAAMLEGRRRADQLLARHVADSGSMPATVAMVLWGTDNMKSEGAPLAQVLALMGVAPRFDGVGRLAGARLVPLDALGHPRIDVVVTLSGIFRDLLPLQVRLLAEAALLCAQADEDPSQNFIRAHALATMQETGCSLADAALRVFSNADGAYGSNVNLLIETGRWQDENELADLFVQRKGFAYGADGRAQAQPALMKRALSTATLSFQGLDSVDLGATDIDQYVESLGGMTRVIAQQNGGRTPAVYLGDYGQGAGRVRTLTEQVELESRTKVLNPRWYEAQLQYGYEGVRNIAGHLTTTLGWSATGGSGAVPGWVYTEATRTFVLDETMRRRLAAANPDAALGLAQRLLEASDRGFWEPDDATLDALREAAAELEDRLEGIHT
- the bchB gene encoding ferredoxin:protochlorophyllide reductase (ATP-dependent) subunit B: MELTLWTYEGPPHVGAMRIATSMRGVHYVLHAPQGDTYADLLFTMIERRDRRPPVTYTTFQARDLGGDTAELVKTAVRDAYERFRPDALLVGESCTAELIQDQPGSLAQGMNLDVPVVPLELPAYSKKENWGASETFYQLVRTILLPMVPPPGLTREPPATTAARETRRPRANLLGATALGFRNRDDVREVTRLLHDLGVDVHVCAPLHATVADLKRLLEADFNICLYPEVAETTARWMEKSFRMPFVRTVPIGVLATRQFIRDVAEMAGVNADALLEAERVGDAQMDASRSLLPWYSRSVDSTYLTGKRVFVFGDATHVLAAARIARDELGFNVVGVGTYSREYARAVRDYAASIGVEALISDDYLAVEQRVSELAPELVLGTQMERHIAKRLGVPCAVISAPIHVQDVPARHSPQMGFEGANVIFDTWVHPLMMGLEEHLLHMFRDDFEFADGVVPSHLSGHRSAGKAETSAGVTAAPVGAIAPAMSVDATDPVAPEAASAVGLTEEEGEVPLDAPVVAAVVSTRWMPTAEAELKKIPFFVRGKARRNTEAYALSQGIAEISVDTLYDAKAHYGR
- the bchF gene encoding 2-vinyl bacteriochlorophyllide hydratase gives rise to the protein MTVVPTPPTTAAPAVASAAASKHPPRRGLYTPEERRRRDETRWTLVQGVLAPVQFLVMAVSVVLVLRYLRTGDGLAAAHISIVIKTLVLFTIMVTGAIWEKVVFGQYLFHESFFWEDVVSFGVIALHTAYLVGLAQAWSPRSLMVLALVAYAAYTINAVQFLLKLRAARREEQASRVATLPVMAGGHS
- a CDS encoding cobalamin B12-binding domain-containing protein, with translation MDHVSTSRRSERLERTIQNELVPRLLQSHRAGPLSPSLASAVSRNLPPEDVRAFVNALRNPDDVVGAHFVDSRLQDGCTIETVFLDLLAPAARRLGEMWESDEVDFVEVTMAMGRMQRLLRSLSPAFLGDAERHEPVGSVLLSCMSGEQHTFGLIMVGEFLIRDGWQVLVGAPWSDADLASIVATQWYDVIGFSVGTDNRLPKLRNDIRRLRAASRNPNVQVMVGGQPIAKNPNLARELGADAFAADTRSVPKVARALLAAARANAPAEPASEKGSAARGQLHQDLRRE
- a CDS encoding ferredoxin:protochlorophyllide reductase (ATP-dependent) subunit N, with the translated sequence MSTVLELPVLRERGQREVFCGLTGIVWLHRKMQDAFFLVVGSRTCAHLVQSAAGVMIFAEPRFATAILGERDLAGLADANDELDRVVGQLLARRPDIATLFLVGSCPSEVIKLDLGRAAERLSAQHMPRVQVLNYSGSGIETTFTQGEDACLNSLVPHLPAASGDTPSLLVVGTLADVVEDQFRRLFDELGVGPVHFFPPRRARDLPPIGRGTRVLLAQPFLSETARALVARGATLLTSPYPLGVQGTTAWLGAASASFGVSPETLERVTAPSARRANTALARYRPWLEGRRLFLFPDSQLEIPIARFLHEECGMTLLEVGTPYLDRLLMDAELSRLPDGVQVSEGQDVDKQLDRCRAAQPDLTVCGLGLANPLEAEGLRTKWSIELVFSPVQGYEQAGDLAELFARPLDRAQRLAV